From a single Aquarana catesbeiana isolate 2022-GZ linkage group LG09, ASM4218655v1, whole genome shotgun sequence genomic region:
- the NTMT1 gene encoding N-terminal Xaa-Pro-Lys N-methyltransferase 1, with the protein MRSVTVSTMSNELVEDETRFYCNAKKYWKNVPPTVDGMLGGYGHISSIDISGSKKFLQRFLRDGSHKVDSSYALDCGAGIGRITKRLLLPLFKKVDMVDVTDEFLSKAKSYLGEDGKRIGNFYCSGLQEFAPEPNRYDVIWIQWVIGHLTDSHLVEFLKRCKTGLRPNGIIVIKDNMATEGVIMDDVDSSICRDVDMVCRLIRQAGLSVLAQERQENFPDEIYHVYSFAMR; encoded by the exons ATGCGAAGCGTCA CTGTTTCCACAATGTCGAATGAGCTGGTGGAAGACGAGACTCGGTTCTACTGTAACGCAAAGAAGTACTGGAAGAATGTTCCGCCCACAGTGGATGGGATGCTGGGAGGCTACGGACACATATCCAGCATCGACATCAGCGGCTCCAAAAAATTTCTACAGAGGTTCCTTCGA GATGGTTCCCATAAGGTAGACTCCTCTTATGCCCTGGACTGTGGGGCTGGCATAGGTCGCATCACCAAACGTCTCTTGCTGCCACTATTTAAGAAGGTAGATATGGTTGATGTGACAGATGAATTTCTAAGCAAGGCGAAGAGCTATCTCGGGGAAGATGGGAAGAGAATCGGCAACTTCTACTGCTCCGGCCTGCAGGAGTTTGCTCCAGAGCCAAACCGCTATGACGTCATTTGGATACAGTGGGTAATAG GACATTTGACAGACAGCCACCTTGTGGAGTTTTTAAAGCGCTGCAAAACTGGCCTACGACCCAACGGCATTATTGTCATCAAAGACAACATGGCTACAGAAGGCGTCATTATGGACGACGTGGACAGCAGCATCTGCAGAGACGTAGACATGGTATGTAGACTCATCAGACAAGCCGGCCTCTCTGTTCTGGCCCAAGAAAGACAGGAGAACTTTCCTGATGAAATCTATCATGTCTACTCCTTTGCCATGAGATAA